The genomic stretch CTATCCTTGTCAAAAGTAAATTTGGCTGAAACATATTCTATTCATATTATTGTAGTGTATGGCTTCAAAGCCAGAAAATTGAAAGAAGCTTaaggcacagactaacagacgtaacactggaatctagctccatcgccgcaaaaaacgttcatttcaaattttcaatcgaataacagtcatcgcgcgaaaacgtcgtatggggcgctgtcatgcaatcgcatacatattttgtagttccccatttaacacatgcagtaacgctggcactgatgtcgaaatacatgacgcagcgcgaacactacagcagatggtgctagtgttactaacgtagagtactggaatcatccaaacgctgattttattgaaaatttgttcgaagtgttatgtctgttagtctgtgcttaagGATTAATGCTTGAAAAGTTTTATTGTAAGGTTAACGGTTCAATTGGGGATGTTCTGATGCTCCATAAACTTCAATTTCGTGATGGATATTGAGAACTGAACGTTATTTTATGagaaacaaaactctgcagaaTGTTTGTACAGCTGTTGAGAGTTTTTCCGAGAGTTTTTCATCTTACTTTATTTtattatgtattaaatttcatACCAAAAATGCGGTATTCATCATTCATTACCAGATGCGACACTTTTTCTCCGGATTCATAGTGCTACCTGTCGGGCAATTGAAAGCGTCGCTGAACTCCTGCAGATTACTCAGGGAACCCCGTACTCGAAACCTTGATGGGCTATGTTGATTCTTCAGTTGTCTTTCGACTATCGTTGGTGAAACAACATTGCAGTATTGCTACGAAATATACACGACATTCTTCACTACTCGAATAATAATATTACTCATGCTCACATATGCAAATGAaatgaagaacaattgttcGTGAGTGAAGCCTTCGAACCCTGGAAGAGTCGGCTCGGGGTCGTGCGTCTGCTGGAATGCTTTATAGGCCCAATATGCCTCCCGAAGTCCTCCGTTGTCGGCAATATTTTCTCCCAAAGTTAAGCTACCATTGAGCTGAGATAGAGGAACTCGTTACTGTAAGAAAATTAGCACTTTTTCTAAGCTTTACATATTGTTTCGCTTCTTTGACGTAATAGCCACTGTATTGGTCAACGAAGCAGTCTGCCCGATCGTCGTATTCCTGTAATGAATGATTGGACCACCAGCGTTCCATGTTTCCGTTCTTATCATAGTGGCGTCCTGTTTTATTTTAGAACAGATCGTAACTTTATTGATAGAATCTTTAATAGTAAATTTAACGTTACCAGAATTATCAAAGCCATGGGTCAGCTCGTGACCAAGTATTTCGCCTAGTGCCCCGTAGTTCAGAGCTCTGGAAGGATATGAATGGTTACCTACATAAAATTGTGTATTGTGTAGAGAACTCACTCCAGTCCAAGATAATAAAAGGGATACTGAATGATGGCTGCAGGAATATCTATAAAAACAAAATCAGATCAATAAAATTCGGACCATCGTTTACTTACATATCATATTCCAGGGTCGCACGTTGAACGCGTTTAGTGTTGTTGGAAGAATTTGCATAACTTGATTGTTCTTGACCTGCCAAGAGCGTAGTTGACTTGTCTGTATAAATTGGATCGCGCTAACCCAATTTTCCAGATAACGACCCTCGTCGATCTGAAGTTCTTTGTAGTAATCTTCCAGCTTTTTCGTGTCCATGATCCAATCCGGAAATCCAATCAGACTTTTCATTGACTTGGATTTTTCCAGTGTCACATACTTCGTGTAGGCATCCATCCAATCCGTTTTGAGTACTATGAAATCGAATTCAGTGACAATATGCTTCAGCATCTTCTCAACGCGAGGTTTGGTCTCGGTTAAGAAGTCACGATCCGCAATAGCATAGCTCACGGCCAAACCCATAAATCGGTGGACGGTTTTGACGCATTCATGCTCGGattgaatttcgtttagtgcGTAATTTACGATGAAGTCGGCTACAGTGGTCCATAAGTGTAGTTCGATAGAAGCTTGGGATTGGTGAGATACAAAATTTATAAGTTTCTGCAGATATTGGATTGTGGCATTATCGATTTGAAGTTTTTCCTTTGGACCTGGTTTAGCGTCTGGAATATCGGCGAACAGGACGTCAAGGTACCGTTGCCAAATTGGATAATGTTGCCTCGGAGACATGAATGAATCGGTAAGATCTTGCAATTCGTTGATAGTGTAATAGCTCGGATCCTCGTTATCCACGTTTTCATACTATGAAAAAATTAGGGAGTTTCaaattgttgaaataaaaagacCCAACTAACCTCGGGAAGGGTGTAGAAGTCTATGTACTGCTCAGCTAAGATTGCGAATTCTTCTTCCAAAGCTACCGTATTAAAATCAGGATGAATAGTCCGAATAATCCATTCCAGCCACTCGATTACCTCTTTTCTGTCGTACGATTCGGTTTTTTCTCTTCCATTCTGTTCCTCGTCGTTCTCTTCACTCTGTTCACCCACTTTCGACCATTCATAGCGTCTGCCAATTGATGAATCGGTTTATTTGTAGTAGAATTTAAATGAAAGTTACTTACGGAGACTGGATGTTTGGCGAAGAACTAGAGTATCCAAACGTCAGTCTGTTCCGATTACTGTCCCGATAATCGGGAACTATGTCGAATCCGATGATCACGTTCAGTCCAAGCTTTCGACGAATTCTAGCAACCGAGCTTATCCAGTCGAGCTCGTAGGTTTCAGATGAGCTTCTGGACTGGTTGAGTAGTGTAGGAATCGCTGGAAGTCCAAGCCCTCGCATGTACTTGCTCACGGCTCGGAAACCTTCTTGCTTCCGAGCATCTAAAAGTTATCAATGCCAGTTATTCAACCCCGCCAATAGTTTACATCCTTACCATGATTCAAACAGGATCTATACATCGCCTTTGATTGGGATACCGGTTTTGGGTCCGACCGACTGGCGTTTGTTCCCAAATGAGCCATTATATTGCGGTAAATCTTGATCTGCCGTTCAGTGAACCAATCGTACGATTCCTGTTCTTCCGGACGGGGATGATCGTCCGCCCAATTACCGCATACATACGAGTAGAAGTCCTCACAAGGATCTACCGCTAGGTCCATGCTTTGCTTGAAGGCAGCAGCGGCTCGCAAGCATTCCATGGTGTGGCAAACCTCCGGTGCGGTTCCTGCTTGAGAGACAATGCTGAATCAATGTAATTTACACTAACCTAAAATTGTTTTACCATGAGGGATCGCATCGCAGGCGACGGAAGATACAAGTAACATCCACACAAAAACTCCACAGTTGCTAAACAAGGATGACTTGGCGTTAATCGATTGTTTCTGGTTGAAATCTGTTGACCGGAAATCCTGAATAATATCTTCTTTGATTGCTGAAATTTGAGAAGTCAGCGATGGTTCCGATAGTGGCTTAGTAAACTTTACCTGCTGTGGGGTTATTTTGATTCGTCTTTGACATGTTGGGAATTCCGCTAGGTAATACTGGAACAAACTGTTGTTAGTTGATGAACACCGGTCCGCTCAGTACTGACTGAAAGCGACCACCTATTAACATTATTTAAATTCATCTATATTTTACAGTCGGAGGCTTATTGCTTATTTTATGATTCTCCGTATACCCCGAATCGCTCGTAATTCGAACATTAAAATTCTTTTCTACAGATAATTTCTCCTGTATACAGGGCTATAAATGATGCTAGTTATGGGAATATGACCGAATTACGTGATTTTCCTTTTATAGTTTATGAATAACGATAGGTAATTAGAAGGACATTTAAATATTAGTGGAATATGCACGTTtctcaaagaaaaaaattcacagaaagAGCATAAAAAGAGGTTGTTTTGCTTTTCTTGATGCAGGTTGCAAATTAGCTTTCcacaaaaaatatttgcaaagaACATTGCAATACAATTCAAACCATGGAAAAAGGGTGTCCTACATCAAATTGCATTACAGGAGAAACGCTGTAGAAAATTACACATTGGGTATTTCGTCTTGAAAATTTGAGAAAGTGCCGTTACCCGAAAAGCAACGTCACGAATTAATTTTGCGCAAGCATTTGTAAAATCTTCAATTATCTTATCGAGACATCTGAAAACAACTCGGAATCGTGCAGTCAACGATGAGTCGTGTGATTAAACTACGAAACTCTGAGTATCGAACGGAACGAGAAATTTGGTAAGAATGGATGTTCTATTAGTGATCAGGATCTCAAGCGTGCTGCGAAAGCGGTTACGTGGAATTCCAATGCTTCGGTCAGGGGTgctgtcaaaaagttgaatctgtCTTGGGTTCAGAGAGCCACGGACGGGCAGGGACTGCATACGTATGAAGTGCAGAAGGCTCCAAATCGTTGGGCCTCTTAGCCGagttgggtaccacatcgatattaagTTTCCCCGTTCATAGCCAGTTCGGAGCGAAAGAATGATTGGAAGAGTTGTCAACCTCAGCAGCACCTTCATGGGGAACTGGGTGTGAGAATTGAACTTCATCTCGGAACTTACTTCCCTcgtggag from Wyeomyia smithii strain HCP4-BCI-WySm-NY-G18 chromosome 3, ASM2978416v1, whole genome shotgun sequence encodes the following:
- the LOC129729823 gene encoding neprilysin-4-like, which translates into the protein MSKTNQNNPTAAIKEDIIQDFRSTDFNQKQSINAKSSLFSNCGVFVWMLLVSSVACDAIPHGTAPEVCHTMECLRAAAAFKQSMDLAVDPCEDFYSYVCGNWADDHPRPEEQESYDWFTERQIKIYRNIMAHLGTNASRSDPKPVSQSKAMYRSCLNHDARKQEGFRAVSKYMRGLGLPAIPTLLNQSRSSSETYELDWISSVARIRRKLGLNVIIGFDIVPDYRDSNRNRLTFGYSSSSPNIQSPRYEWSKVGEQSEENDEEQNGREKTESYDRKEVIEWLEWIIRTIHPDFNTVALEEEFAILAEQYIDFYTLPEYENVDNEDPSYYTINELQDLTDSFMSPRQHYPIWQRYLDVLFADIPDAKPGPKEKLQIDNATIQYLQKLINFVSHQSQASIELHLWTTVADFIVNYALNEIQSEHECVKTVHRFMGLAVSYAIADRDFLTETKPRVEKMLKHIVTEFDFIVLKTDWMDAYTKYVTLEKSKSMKSLIGFPDWIMDTKKLEDYYKELQIDEGRYLENWVSAIQFIQTSQLRSWQVKNNQVMQILPTTLNAFNVRPWNMIYIPAAIIQYPFYYLGLEALNYGALGEILGHELTHGFDNSGRHYDKNGNMERWWSNHSLQEYDDRADCFVDQYSGYYVKEAKQYLNGSLTLGENIADNGGLREAYWAYKAFQQTHDPEPTLPGFEGFTHEQLFFISFAYQYCNVVSPTIVERQLKNQHSPSRFRVRGSLSNLQEFSDAFNCPTGSTMNPEKKCRIW